CTTCGCGTTCGCCCGTTCTGGCGCGCGACTCGTCGTATCGGGTCGCCGCGCAGCGGAAGGCGCGGCACTCGAAGCCGAACTTCGCGACGCCGGCGCCGAAGCACACTTCGTCCAGGCGGACGTGCGCCGCGACGAAGAAGTCCGCAGCCTGGTGGACCAGACCATCGCTCGCTACGGCCGGCTGGACGTAGCCGTCAACAATGCCGGTACGGAAGGTCGGCCCGGACCCGTCGTCGAGCAAACGGCCGACAGTTATGCCGACACGTTCGACACTAACGTGCTCGGCACGCTGCTGAGCCTCAAGCACGAACTGCGCGTGATGACTGCGCAAAAGGGCGGAAGCATCGTCAACATCTCGTCCACTTACGGTCATGAAGGCGCTGCATTCGCATCGGTTTATGCCGGCAGCAAGCACGCGGTCGAAGGCATCACGAAATCGGCCGCGCTCGAGGTGGCCTCGACGGGCGTTCGCGTCAACGCCGTCGCGCC
This portion of the Paraburkholderia flava genome encodes:
- a CDS encoding glucose 1-dehydrogenase — translated: MNHPVVLITGALTGIGRATAFAFARSGARLVVSGRRAAEGAALEAELRDAGAEAHFVQADVRRDEEVRSLVDQTIARYGRLDVAVNNAGTEGRPGPVVEQTADSYADTFDTNVLGTLLSLKHELRVMTAQKGGSIVNISSTYGHEGAAFASVYAGSKHAVEGITKSAALEVASTGVRVNAVAPGPTDTGMLDRFTSTAENKAALAATVPLARIGKPDDIAAAVLYLAADGAAFVTGQILTVDGGKTAG